A region from the Desulfitobacterium dehalogenans ATCC 51507 genome encodes:
- a CDS encoding secondary thiamine-phosphate synthase enzyme YjbQ, with the protein MIHTLRLETQKRNQWIDITFLIEGFLQNSQIKDGAAIIYCPHTTAGITINENADPDVSRDMLRRLDEICPWDIAQDKHGEGNSAAHLKASLMGSSQTVIIKEGRLLLGRWQGVYFCEFDGPRSRECFVKILA; encoded by the coding sequence ATGATACATACGTTAAGACTGGAGACCCAAAAAAGGAATCAATGGATTGATATTACTTTTTTAATAGAAGGATTTTTGCAGAACTCCCAGATTAAGGATGGCGCAGCGATTATCTATTGTCCTCATACTACGGCGGGAATCACGATTAATGAGAATGCGGATCCCGATGTTTCCCGGGATATGCTGAGGCGCCTGGATGAGATCTGCCCTTGGGATATAGCCCAGGATAAGCACGGGGAAGGGAATTCGGCAGCCCATTTGAAAGCCAGCCTGATGGGAAGCTCTCAGACTGTCATAATCAAAGAGGGAAGATTGCTTTTAGGCCGTTGGCAAGGGGTTTATTTTTGTGAATTCGATGGACCTCGCTCCAGAGAGTGTTTTGTAAAGATATTGGCTTAA
- a CDS encoding DMT family transporter, protein MSELIVEKHEEKTQNIRTKAVRGTIFTLIGGISWGFSGACGQYLFSVKGIDPHWVTVVRMFIAGLILFSLVLFKHRKQMIGLFSNTKDRWTLIAFSLFGLISCQYTYLLAISYTNAGTATVLQYLGPLLIMIFVCGIDRRLPTKTEGIAIVLAVTGTFLLATHGNLSNLVISTQGLFWGLMSALGLMLYTIIPGRIIGRWGSIVVTGCGMLIGGTILLIFIRPWQIPVSLDWQVFWGMLAIIVIGTVVSFTLYLQGVSDIGPVKASMIASVEPVSAALFSAFWLNTAFVWLDIIGFALIITTVILLTRKGS, encoded by the coding sequence ATGAGTGAACTTATAGTTGAAAAGCACGAAGAAAAGACTCAAAATATCAGGACAAAAGCCGTCAGAGGGACGATATTTACCCTTATTGGCGGGATCAGTTGGGGATTTTCCGGTGCCTGCGGACAATACCTTTTTTCCGTGAAGGGGATCGACCCTCATTGGGTTACAGTGGTACGGATGTTTATAGCGGGGCTGATTTTATTTTCTTTGGTTTTATTTAAACATAGAAAGCAAATGATAGGTTTGTTCAGCAATACAAAGGATCGCTGGACACTTATCGCCTTTAGCTTATTTGGGCTTATCTCTTGTCAATACACCTATTTATTGGCCATATCGTATACCAATGCGGGAACAGCGACTGTGCTGCAGTATTTAGGGCCGTTATTAATTATGATTTTCGTTTGCGGAATAGATAGGCGCTTACCGACGAAGACAGAAGGCATTGCTATTGTTTTAGCTGTAACCGGTACCTTTTTATTGGCTACCCATGGGAATCTCAGCAACCTTGTCATATCTACCCAAGGGCTTTTCTGGGGACTGATGTCCGCTTTAGGATTGATGCTTTATACGATCATTCCGGGGAGGATTATTGGCAGATGGGGGAGCATCGTCGTTACAGGCTGTGGAATGTTAATCGGTGGGACAATCCTGCTTATATTTATTCGACCTTGGCAGATTCCCGTTTCCCTGGATTGGCAGGTGTTCTGGGGGATGTTGGCTATTATCGTGATCGGGACGGTTGTGTCTTTTACTTTGTATTTACAGGGGGTCAGTGATATTGGGCCTGTAAAGGCTAGTATGATCGCCAGTGTAGAACCTGTGTCAGCTGCTTTGTTCTCCGCTTTTTGGTTGAACACGGCTTTTGTCTGGCTCGATATTATAGGGTTTGCCTTAATTATTACCACAGTGATTCTTTTGACAAGGAAGGGAAGCTGA
- a CDS encoding CoA-binding protein — protein sequence MRKYIEEFLEQKTWAVVGVSKDPAKFGTKVYHRLKQSGYTVYPINPKLSEIDGEPCFPSLNALPVLPDVVSLIVPPHISEQIVDQCAQLGIKRIWMQPGAESDEALSKGRENHIKLITHECVLVETRPGR from the coding sequence ATGCGAAAGTACATTGAAGAGTTCTTAGAACAGAAGACCTGGGCAGTTGTTGGAGTCTCTAAGGATCCGGCTAAATTTGGCACTAAAGTATACCATAGGCTCAAACAATCCGGTTATACAGTCTATCCTATTAATCCAAAACTCTCAGAGATAGACGGCGAACCTTGCTTCCCCTCATTAAATGCCTTACCCGTTCTTCCTGATGTGGTCAGCCTCATCGTTCCTCCCCATATATCGGAACAAATTGTCGACCAATGTGCCCAGTTAGGTATCAAAAGAATCTGGATGCAGCCTGGCGCCGAGAGTGATGAAGCTTTATCAAAGGGGCGCGAAAACCATATCAAGTTAATCACCCATGAATGCGTCCTGGTTGAAACACGCCCCGGAAGATAG
- a CDS encoding energy-coupling factor ABC transporter permease, producing the protein MSKRIQLFVGLVLMMFLIPYKASAMHIMEGFLQPGWAISWGALTIPFVVLGIFSIKKTISLNPRLKILLAMAGAFVFVLSALKLPSVTGSCSHPTGVGFGAILFGPTAMAVIGVIVLLFQALLLAHGGLTTLGANTFSMAVVGPFVAYGVYKLVQKFKGPQWLGVFLAASLGDLSTYVTTSIQLALAFPSEVGGIAASLTKFMSIFAVTQIPLAISEGILTVIIFNALASYGKSELQDLKLLTKEA; encoded by the coding sequence ATGTCCAAACGAATACAGCTCTTTGTTGGTTTAGTCCTAATGATGTTTTTAATTCCCTATAAAGCATCGGCTATGCATATTATGGAGGGTTTTTTACAGCCGGGTTGGGCGATTTCCTGGGGAGCTTTAACCATACCCTTTGTCGTGTTAGGTATCTTTTCGATCAAGAAAACGATCTCCCTTAATCCACGGCTGAAAATTCTTTTAGCCATGGCAGGAGCTTTTGTTTTTGTTCTGTCTGCTCTTAAATTGCCCTCGGTTACCGGGAGCTGCTCGCACCCAACAGGGGTAGGTTTTGGTGCGATCCTTTTTGGACCGACGGCTATGGCGGTTATTGGAGTTATTGTTCTTTTGTTTCAGGCATTGCTCCTGGCCCATGGTGGATTGACTACCTTAGGAGCCAATACTTTTTCCATGGCAGTGGTCGGTCCTTTTGTCGCTTATGGTGTTTATAAACTTGTACAAAAATTCAAAGGCCCCCAATGGTTAGGTGTGTTTCTGGCTGCTTCCTTAGGTGATTTATCCACCTATGTAACCACATCGATTCAACTGGCCCTGGCCTTCCCTTCAGAAGTCGGAGGAATTGCTGCTTCTCTTACTAAATTTATGAGCATCTTTGCTGTAACGCAAATCCCGCTGGCTATTAGTGAAGGGATACTGACTGTAATCATCTTCAATGCACTGGCCAGCTACGGAAAAAGTGAGCTGCAAGATCTTAAGCTGTTGACAAAGGAGGCGTAA